DNA from Marinitoga sp. 38H-ov:
TTGAGGAATAGCATTGAATTTTTTAACCATAGATCTAAATACTTTTGGATTATCGATAATAGGACAAGGTCTAAATAAATTATTTGAATATGGAATTGTTCTCTTATATGATTCAAAGAATGGAGATTTTATTATTTCAATAATAGATTTTTCTCTAATATTATCTACAGCAAATTGTTGGAATACACAAGGTTCTGCATAACCTTTAGCGTTAATATGCAAGTATTTTGCTCCAGCAGCTAAACAACCATGAGTTAAGAAACCATGGTTCCAGAAATCAGCAACAAATGCAAATTCTCCACCTAATCTTTTCTTTTCTGTTATTTCAAATCTTTGATATCTTTGTTCTGGAGTTGGAACAAGATCCATGGTTGGATCCATACCAACAGGCATAAATTGGTAAATCCAAACATAAGATACATTATTATCTTTTAAGAAATTCCAGAATTCATCACTCATAATTAGTTCGTGATTTTTTCTAGTTGCTGTAACTGAAGCTCCATATATTACACCATATTTTGTTAATAATTCCCAAGCTTTTAATACTTTTTTAAATACACCTTGACCTCTTCTCCAATCAGTCATTTCTTCAAAACCTTCAACTGAAATAGATAATGTAGCATTACCTAATTCTGCTAATCTTTTAGCTTTTTCTTCATCTATTAAGGTACCATTTGTATAAATCATAAAATATGAATCATTAAATTCTTCAAGCATTTCAAACAAATGTGGATATATAAATGGTTCTCCTCCAGTGATTACAAAGAAATATATACCTAAATCATTAAATTGTCTAATTACACTAAATAATTCATCTTTGGATAATTGGTATTTATGTCCATATAATCCGGCATAACAACCTACACATCTTAAATTACATGCATATGTTGGACTAATAACAGCTAGTTTTGGTAAAACCGCCTCATATTCATGCATTTTTTCTTGTCTTACTTTTTCGCCAACAGCAAATTCGTTTATAATAAGATTATTAATGATTT
Protein-coding regions in this window:
- a CDS encoding radical SAM protein; this translates as MKILDSMKAMMMKQSAKLVTNVVRNAEVEDLAKLLRTLANFAKEPAKSGLRKLAEGAENRDPMLVNWSNTFKKANPKVVEKIINNLIINEFAVGEKVRQEKMHEYEAVLPKLAVISPTYACNLRCVGCYAGLYGHKYQLSKDELFSVIRQFNDLGIYFFVITGGEPFIYPHLFEMLEEFNDSYFMIYTNGTLIDEEKAKRLAELGNATLSISVEGFEEMTDWRRGQGVFKKVLKAWELLTKYGVIYGASVTATRKNHELIMSDEFWNFLKDNNVSYVWIYQFMPVGMDPTMDLVPTPEQRYQRFEITEKKRLGGEFAFVADFWNHGFLTHGCLAAGAKYLHINAKGYAEPCVFQQFAVDNIREKSIIEIIKSPFFESYKRTIPYSNNLFRPCPIIDNPKVFRSMVKKFNAIPQHPGSEKVITELAPEIDKLADGWKTYADKLWYEKGYAEKYPSKRGVYNYETRMKRYANNEEKLALDKKG